A window of Cryptomeria japonica chromosome 3, Sugi_1.0, whole genome shotgun sequence contains these coding sequences:
- the LOC131075062 gene encoding protein PLANT CADMIUM RESISTANCE 7: MQGKKMEGSFEAKDPKFCPALPHQGKGKGARGPEFGSPQCCPSIPRGPEFDFPQCCRFVPATNPNAYHHNSWSAGFFDCHEDRCTCCMTAIAPCVAFGSIARFADDASALACVMRGSLYCVLLMVGLHCCYSCGYRERLRMKLQLPGNRTSDFLVHCLCDCCALCQEYHQVKSAKTGEAVKSVALSPPSIKTMIR; the protein is encoded by the exons ATGCAGGGGAAGAAGATGGAAGGTTCATTTGAGGCCAAAGATCCCAAGTTCTGCCCTGCTCTGCCGCACCAGGGCAAGGGGAAAGGAGCCAGAGGTCCTGAGTTCGGTTCTCCACAATGCTGCCCTTCTATTCCAAGAGGTCCCGAGTTCGATTTTCCACAATGCTGCCGTTTCGTTCCTGCAACAAATCCTAACGCTTACCACCATAATTCTTGGAGCGCAGGGTTTTTCGACTGCCATGAAGATCGCTGCACAT GCTGTATGACAGCAATCGCCCCGTGCGTTGCCTTCGGAAGTATTGCCCGGTTTGCAGATGACGCTTCTGCGT TGGCGTGTGTGATGAGAGGAAGTCTGTACTGTGTATTGTTAATGGTGGGGCTGCACTGTTGCTATTCTTGTGGGTATCGAGAGAGACTGAGAATGAAACTGCAGCTTCCTGGGAATCGAACCTCCGACTTCCTTGTCCATTGCCTCTGTGACTGCTGTGCCCTGTGCCAGGAGTATCATCAGGTCAAATCCGCTAAAACAG GAGAAGCAGTGAAATCCGTTGCCTTGTCGCCTCCCTCCATCAAGACCATGATACGCTGA